In Desulfomicrobium apsheronum, the DNA window CGTCACGGTTGTACGGCCCCTGCAACTGCTCCCAGCTCACGACTTTCGCCCGTCCGTCCTGCATGATGGTGGACTCGAACTCCGAGCCTACCTCGATGCCCAGAAAATACTCCAGCCGATCCACAAGCCCCCCATACACCGAACGGTCGAGGATGGAAAAGAGGCGGCGTTCAAGTTCCTGGCCTTCATATTCGCGGATCAGATCCCCGATGCCCTGAACCGAACTCTTGACCGGCGAGATGATATCGCGGGTCAAGAGTTCCGGGATATCGTGAAAAAGCCCGGCATAGAAATTATTTTTTCTGCGCACCGGACAAGCGCCAACGGCGATGCTGAAAAAATAGGCCAGACACGCCACGATGAACATGTGCCCAAGGACGGAAGTCTCGGGGATGCGCGGGGTCTGGGACCAGCGTTTCTGAAAACGCAACTGCCCGCACATGAAGGCGAATTTCCCGAGCCGGGTGCTCGGCCCCTCGATCAGTTGGCGCACGCCGATCAGATCCAGATGCGCCTCCAGGCCGCGCCTGAAATTGTCCTCGATGTCGTCCATTTCCTCATCCCATTTGTTCATGTCCCGGATGAGGTGGAACTCCCACCTGCTGGCGAAGAGATGCGCGGCGTCGAGAATCCGAGAGGCCAGGCTCTGGTCGCCGCTGACCTGCCGTTCGAAATGGTCCTTCATGCCGTCCCAAAAATCCTTGCCCAGAGGCTGGACGCGCGGCTGTAATTCATTGAGCACCCAGGCCGTGAGCTTCTGATAATGGGCTGGATTGGAC includes these proteins:
- a CDS encoding HD domain-containing protein, yielding MPSIRKGLLQLVFSGSFMKRWNDKMRPMELVEVDKQAHKMIVAWLLFELNSQNLSPGDRAVLGEDIVRGGIYDYLYRLVITDIKPPIFYQIKSNPAHYQKLTAWVLNELQPRVQPLGKDFWDGMKDHFERQVSGDQSLASRILDAAHLFASRWEFHLIRDMNKWDEEMDDIEDNFRRGLEAHLDLIGVRQLIEGPSTRLGKFAFMCGQLRFQKRWSQTPRIPETSVLGHMFIVACLAYFFSIAVGACPVRRKNNFYAGLFHDIPELLTRDIISPVKSSVQGIGDLIREYEGQELERRLFSILDRSVYGGLVDRLEYFLGIEVGSEFESTIMQDGRAKVVSWEQLQGPYNRDEFCPKDGRMLKVCDHLAAFLEAYTALANGITNAHLQQASWRIRTLYQNQSLTEELHIGALLADFD